From the genome of Cognaticolwellia beringensis, one region includes:
- a CDS encoding APC family permease codes for MTKKILGKKDLVLFTVSAILLLDTLASAASVGVSSIFWWLFLSVIFFIPIALISAEMSCSYPAQGGIYAWIKTAYGSRWAARASWSYWINTAVWIPAISILFAGIFKQMFFPDLSLYGQIGIGLLLTWITVIVNIVSLDVGKLIPDTGAIFKIVIFIVIIVGAFNYVDEHGMANEFTMAALKPDWQASFQYIPAIIYGMLGFELVSASSEEMKDPARDMPKAVLISALIIIVLYVLGTVAMLAAIPAQDINLVEGLMDTLYLLFGQSPAGKTFAMALGVMALFTFFSNGVTWALGCNRAAAEAAKTGELPAIFGLMSKKSGTPLGASIMMGLVSTGTIVLYGVLAGSNEDLFWSLFAFSAVIFMLPYIGMLLAFVKARVEHPNHSRPYKIPGGLFFARLSAYSCISVLSFAIVLFIYSPEEGMQWSVFIGVVVTLIIGELAINSAEKTKAVAKGKLGLIND; via the coding sequence ATGACAAAAAAAATATTGGGGAAAAAAGATCTGGTGCTTTTTACCGTATCAGCCATTCTGCTTTTAGATACTTTAGCTTCAGCCGCCTCAGTTGGAGTATCTAGCATTTTTTGGTGGTTATTTCTTAGTGTAATATTCTTTATTCCTATTGCGCTCATCAGTGCTGAAATGTCATGTTCATACCCCGCACAAGGTGGTATATACGCATGGATTAAAACTGCTTATGGTAGTCGTTGGGCAGCCCGAGCATCCTGGAGTTACTGGATTAACACTGCGGTGTGGATCCCGGCTATTTCTATTTTATTTGCTGGCATATTTAAGCAAATGTTTTTTCCTGACTTAAGCCTTTATGGCCAAATAGGTATTGGACTTTTACTTACTTGGATTACGGTTATTGTCAATATTGTTAGCTTAGATGTTGGTAAACTGATACCTGATACCGGTGCTATTTTTAAAATAGTTATTTTTATTGTTATCATTGTTGGTGCCTTTAACTACGTCGATGAACATGGCATGGCTAATGAATTTACCATGGCAGCCCTTAAACCTGATTGGCAAGCCAGTTTTCAATATATTCCGGCAATTATTTACGGCATGTTAGGCTTTGAATTAGTCAGCGCTAGTAGCGAAGAAATGAAAGACCCTGCGCGAGATATGCCAAAAGCCGTACTTATTTCTGCTCTTATTATTATTGTACTTTATGTATTAGGTACAGTTGCAATGTTAGCCGCCATTCCTGCTCAAGACATTAATCTTGTTGAAGGGTTAATGGACACCTTATATCTTCTATTTGGTCAATCGCCGGCTGGAAAAACCTTTGCGATGGCACTGGGCGTTATGGCATTGTTTACCTTTTTCTCTAATGGTGTAACTTGGGCATTAGGGTGTAATCGTGCTGCTGCAGAAGCCGCTAAAACCGGTGAGCTTCCGGCTATTTTCGGCTTAATGAGTAAAAAATCTGGCACACCTTTAGGCGCTAGTATTATGATGGGATTAGTCAGTACAGGTACCATCGTGCTTTACGGTGTTCTAGCCGGTTCGAATGAAGATTTATTCTGGTCATTATTTGCTTTTAGCGCGGTTATCTTTATGTTGCCATATATCGGCATGCTACTTGCATTTGTGAAAGCCCGCGTAGAACATCCAAATCATTCTCGCCCATATAAAATACCTGGTGGATTATTCTTTGCACGTTTATCAGCTTATTCGTGTATATCAGTATTAAGCTTTGCCATTGTGTTATTTATCTATTCTCCTGAAGAAGGTATGCAATGGTCGGTATTTATAGGGGTTGTTGTAACGTTAATTATTGGCGAGTTGGCAATTAACTCAGCTGAAAAGACCAAGGCTGTAGCAAAAGGGAAGTTGGGATTGATTAACGATTAA